The Borreliella andersonii genome has a segment encoding these proteins:
- a CDS encoding glycoside hydrolase family 3 protein, whose product MDLLKTLYFLFFSFFCLKLFAIESLPEIDYEYFNKDKSDLVDLIKFLGKLDFQTLLKDRNLFIGIRNLTNFKNVQELNADDINRIKKINPIGIILFRENLKDAKQTKRLISAIKRHIGHDIFIAIDEEGGIVSRASENKKMGVYNFPAMEHVGGVKDLHLIYKIGEVLAKQLRRLGINLNMAPVADIKFAPHSPLLNRTFGGYSAYNIGLMVEAFIDGMQNHGVFSAIKHFPGLGGTNTDTHKYLAFLPYSKSFLMLNNFVPFVFGRAAKFIMIGHVNVPKISKDITSMSKSIVDIIRENLNITSIMMTDSYDMGAITRNFFNIETAIKKSLSSGVNIVLIP is encoded by the coding sequence ATGGACCTTTTGAAAACTTTATATTTTTTATTTTTTAGCTTTTTTTGTTTAAAGTTATTTGCGATAGAATCTTTACCGGAAATAGATTATGAATATTTCAACAAGGATAAATCAGATCTTGTCGATTTAATAAAATTTTTAGGTAAATTAGATTTTCAAACTCTTTTAAAAGATAGAAACTTATTTATTGGGATTAGAAATTTAACAAATTTTAAGAATGTTCAAGAGCTTAATGCCGACGATATTAATAGAATAAAAAAGATTAATCCAATTGGTATAATTTTATTTAGAGAAAATTTAAAAGATGCTAAACAGACAAAAAGATTGATTAGTGCAATAAAGAGGCATATCGGACATGATATTTTTATTGCTATTGATGAAGAGGGAGGGATAGTTAGTAGGGCTAGTGAAAATAAAAAAATGGGGGTTTATAATTTTCCGGCAATGGAGCATGTAGGTGGTGTTAAAGATTTGCATCTTATTTATAAAATTGGTGAAGTTCTTGCTAAGCAATTGCGCAGACTGGGCATTAATTTAAATATGGCTCCAGTTGCCGACATAAAATTTGCACCACATAGTCCTTTACTAAATAGAACATTCGGAGGATATTCTGCTTATAATATTGGACTTATGGTAGAAGCTTTTATTGATGGCATGCAGAATCATGGAGTATTTTCGGCAATCAAACATTTTCCTGGATTAGGAGGAACGAATACGGATACGCATAAATATTTAGCATTTTTGCCTTATAGTAAAAGTTTTTTAATGTTGAATAATTTTGTTCCATTTGTTTTTGGTAGAGCTGCTAAATTTATTATGATTGGTCATGTGAATGTTCCTAAAATTTCCAAAGATATAACCAGCATGTCTAAGAGTATTGTTGATATTATAAGGGAAAATTTAAATATTACTAGTATTATGATGACAGATTCTTATGATATGGGAGCAATTACAAGAAATTTTTTTAATATTGAAACTGCTATTAAAAAGTCTTTAAGCTCGGGTGTCAATATAGTCCTTATTCCTTAA
- a CDS encoding UTP--glucose-1-phosphate uridylyltransferase → MNVKVDKIFSEMILEKLNSGEICPNTFESIKYFPCDNHENIFNISDKILRFKFNKGLVEDNLKKYFHDFSKFLQSEEGDCYIFSSCDLENLGLMLFPYLSFGILNGGSATSYFDLAKNKALNEDLYILYESKILEFKEKFEEFPKGITPAYINKDGSLGFSFLALKIRHLLMVAKRYESFYGKMIKPSIFQMTSCKTDEFISKFLDDLFVDDLIKSVNFCNLKKEDVFTAVQPLVYCYEKLNSYNYKYFTFKDNKNANSILALPAGHGQNFKILKDIYLKLYDESGKRFVYIGNVDNMGFTINFKALAVMALTNCSSGFEFSFKSKSDFKGGILAVNGENRLTCVDIGGGISSEIVQEFENKGNRLLFNCATGLFNLEYLIKNIDEIIEKMPIRIIEQDKEIGKYISVEQITWEVLKLLENPVILTVDRDRRFLPAKLFIDMLINSNLEDRYGYCCKKRVDANNSSSLPDLLSKDYGLLCGLYKWTF, encoded by the coding sequence ATGAATGTTAAAGTTGATAAAATTTTTTCTGAAATGATACTTGAAAAACTTAATTCTGGTGAGATTTGTCCTAATACTTTTGAATCCATTAAATATTTTCCTTGTGATAACCACGAAAATATTTTTAATATTTCGGATAAAATTTTGAGATTTAAGTTCAACAAGGGCTTGGTTGAAGATAATTTAAAAAAATATTTTCATGATTTTTCTAAATTTTTACAATCAGAAGAAGGTGATTGTTATATTTTTTCTTCTTGTGATCTTGAAAATTTAGGCCTAATGCTTTTTCCATACCTTTCTTTTGGAATTTTAAATGGGGGCTCTGCAACAAGTTATTTTGATTTAGCGAAAAATAAGGCGTTAAATGAGGATTTATATATTCTATATGAATCTAAAATACTTGAATTTAAAGAAAAATTTGAAGAATTTCCAAAGGGGATAACACCAGCTTATATTAACAAAGACGGTAGTTTGGGATTTTCATTTTTGGCTTTGAAAATTAGGCATCTTTTAATGGTTGCTAAAAGATATGAATCTTTTTATGGCAAAATGATCAAGCCTTCAATATTTCAAATGACTAGTTGCAAAACGGATGAATTTATTTCAAAATTTTTGGATGATTTATTTGTAGATGATTTGATTAAAAGTGTAAATTTTTGCAATCTTAAAAAAGAAGATGTTTTCACAGCTGTTCAGCCTTTAGTTTATTGTTATGAAAAATTGAATAGTTATAATTATAAATATTTTACTTTTAAAGATAATAAAAATGCCAATTCTATTTTGGCTTTGCCTGCCGGCCATGGCCAAAATTTTAAAATTTTAAAAGATATTTATTTGAAGCTTTATGATGAATCTGGTAAAAGATTTGTATATATTGGCAATGTTGACAATATGGGCTTTACAATTAATTTTAAAGCACTTGCTGTAATGGCTTTAACCAATTGTTCTTCTGGGTTTGAGTTTAGCTTTAAAAGCAAGTCGGATTTTAAAGGAGGAATATTAGCAGTAAATGGTGAAAATCGTTTAACCTGTGTTGATATTGGTGGGGGAATTTCTTCAGAGATTGTGCAAGAATTTGAGAATAAGGGTAATAGATTATTGTTTAATTGTGCAACCGGGCTTTTTAATTTAGAGTATTTGATAAAAAACATTGATGAAATAATAGAAAAAATGCCCATTAGAATTATAGAGCAAGATAAAGAAATTGGCAAATATATTTCGGTTGAGCAAATAACGTGGGAAGTGTTAAAATTACTGGAAAATCCAGTAATTTTAACGGTTGATAGAGATAGAAGATTTCTTCCTGCAAAGTTATTTATTGATATGTTGATTAATAGCAATCTTGAAGATAGATATGGATATTGTTGTAAGAAGAGAGTCGATGCTAATAATTCCAGCTCTCTTCCTGATTTGTTATCAAAAGATTATGGTTTACTTTGTGGGCTGTATAAATGGACCTTTTGA
- a CDS encoding phosphoglucomutase, giving the protein MLKQYSLNMKNFKKTVDEMIFSPSGFRKIFAKSKNEDSTETEINNEDKALIALIIFTISNYFKNKSKPYIGLGLDSRPTGNIITEIAIKILITNKEKIKFFGILPITEILAYTKNSKDSKGFIYISASHNPSGYNGIKIGLNDGGVLNSAKAHEIIQQIKNNSQNGKLINYLINTLNNFDEDKSHLKHYNKIIKLERKNKNQSYEAYKLLIHKIAYENDINNKNIEILKKRILKNPIGIIAEMNGSSRINSIDKELIESLGLKVELYNDEIGIFKHNIIPEGKSLNECKKLLQNKYIQDNSFELGYVPDCDGDRGNLVFIDKATNTANIIEAQKIFALVVISELSYLYYIGIKNNIAIVTNDATSLNIEKIASFFNAKVYRVEVGEANLTEMADDLRAQGLIVKISGEGSNGGCIIHPSRVRDPITTLLSIVKLLKMKELYQIWCKLSKNCYKEKYDLKDILNTTNFYSNVIVSSKKANLTNLKIENQEILKSNYENLLIKEIKNNKLFQELSVVDYEIINYEGKRQSKIRTGDSSGGLKVLLKTNKEIVATLWMRISKTEPVIRVLSEVIYAKRNILFKLLEFNKRLIKKANLPNN; this is encoded by the coding sequence ATGCTTAAACAATATTCACTTAACATGAAAAATTTTAAAAAAACTGTTGATGAGATGATATTTTCTCCTTCAGGATTTAGAAAAATTTTTGCAAAATCAAAAAATGAAGATTCAACAGAAACTGAAATAAACAATGAAGATAAAGCGTTAATAGCGCTAATAATCTTCACAATATCAAATTATTTTAAAAATAAATCTAAGCCCTATATTGGATTGGGATTAGACTCAAGACCAACCGGCAACATTATTACAGAAATAGCAATAAAAATATTAATAACAAACAAAGAAAAGATTAAATTTTTTGGAATACTTCCAATAACTGAAATTCTAGCTTATACAAAAAACAGTAAAGATTCAAAGGGCTTTATTTATATTTCCGCAAGCCATAATCCATCAGGATACAATGGAATAAAAATAGGATTAAACGATGGTGGCGTATTAAATTCCGCAAAAGCTCACGAAATAATACAACAAATTAAAAACAATAGCCAAAATGGAAAGCTAATAAACTATTTAATTAACACTCTAAACAACTTTGATGAAGATAAATCCCATTTAAAACATTATAACAAAATAATAAAATTAGAAAGAAAAAATAAAAACCAATCTTATGAAGCATATAAATTATTAATACATAAAATAGCATATGAAAACGATATTAACAATAAAAATATCGAAATTTTAAAAAAAAGAATACTGAAAAATCCAATTGGAATAATAGCAGAAATGAACGGAAGCTCTAGAATTAATTCCATAGATAAAGAATTGATAGAATCCTTGGGATTGAAAGTAGAATTATATAATGACGAAATAGGCATTTTTAAGCATAATATTATTCCCGAAGGAAAATCCTTAAATGAATGTAAAAAGCTGCTACAAAATAAATATATACAAGACAATTCTTTTGAGCTAGGATACGTACCAGATTGTGATGGAGATAGGGGCAATCTAGTGTTTATAGATAAAGCCACAAACACTGCAAATATCATCGAAGCACAAAAAATATTTGCACTTGTAGTAATTTCAGAGCTTAGTTATCTTTATTACATAGGAATAAAAAATAACATAGCAATAGTAACCAATGATGCAACATCTCTAAATATTGAAAAAATTGCAAGTTTCTTCAACGCCAAAGTTTATAGAGTAGAAGTTGGAGAAGCTAACCTAACAGAAATGGCAGATGATTTAAGGGCCCAAGGATTGATTGTAAAAATCTCAGGAGAAGGGTCAAATGGAGGCTGCATAATCCATCCTTCAAGGGTAAGAGACCCAATTACTACTTTACTTAGTATCGTAAAATTATTAAAAATGAAAGAACTGTACCAAATATGGTGTAAATTATCTAAAAACTGCTATAAAGAAAAGTATGACTTAAAAGATATTTTAAATACAACAAATTTTTATAGTAATGTAATAGTATCATCCAAGAAAGCCAATTTAACAAATCTAAAAATAGAAAATCAAGAAATTTTAAAAAGCAATTATGAAAATCTATTGATTAAAGAGATAAAAAACAATAAGCTATTTCAAGAATTATCAGTAGTTGATTATGAAATTATTAATTATGAAGGCAAAAGACAATCTAAAATTAGAACAGGAGATTCTTCAGGCGGATTAAAAGTATTGCTAAAAACCAATAAAGAAATTGTTGCAACCTTATGGATGAGAATTTCAAAGACAGAACCAGTAATAAGAGTCCTCAGCGAAGTTATTTATGCAAAAAGAAACATTTTGTTCAAACTACTAGAATTTAACAAAAGATTAATAAAAAAAGCAAACTTACCTAATAATTAA
- the trpS gene encoding tryptophan--tRNA ligase, producing the protein MKRKVMLTGDRPTGALHLGHYVGSVVNRLKFQEEYETYFIIADLHTLTTKPDLKSISTIPSNVREMVLDYLACGIDPDKVSIYLQSAIPELFELHLIFSMIVTVARLQRIPSIKDMSIAAGLKEIPYGLLGYPVLMSADILMTKANLVPVGRDNESHIEFARELARKFNYLYKNNFFPIPESVFTDSRPLVGIYGKNKMSKSLNNAIFLNDDENLLEKKVMSMYTDPNRIRADIPGNVEGNPVFIYHSFFNSNHEEVEDLKSRYKNGKVGDVEVKKKLFLALNNFLKPIRDKRSFYEAKKKEYIDEIIFDGTSRARCIANKVVKDVKDLIGLSKTWNGIKYSADRKLKNENY; encoded by the coding sequence TTGAAAAGAAAGGTTATGCTTACGGGAGATAGGCCTACCGGTGCTCTTCATTTAGGGCATTATGTGGGGTCTGTAGTAAATCGATTGAAATTTCAAGAAGAGTATGAAACATATTTTATTATAGCCGATTTGCATACTTTGACTACAAAGCCTGATTTGAAGAGTATCAGTACAATACCTTCTAACGTTAGAGAAATGGTTTTAGATTATCTTGCTTGTGGGATTGATCCTGATAAGGTTAGTATATATTTGCAATCAGCTATACCTGAGCTTTTTGAGCTTCATTTAATATTTTCAATGATTGTTACTGTTGCGCGCTTGCAAAGGATTCCAAGTATAAAAGACATGAGCATTGCAGCTGGACTTAAGGAGATTCCTTATGGTCTTTTGGGGTATCCTGTTCTTATGAGCGCAGATATTTTAATGACAAAAGCAAATTTAGTTCCCGTTGGGCGTGATAATGAATCTCATATTGAATTTGCAAGAGAGCTTGCAAGAAAGTTTAACTATTTGTACAAAAATAATTTTTTTCCAATACCTGAATCTGTTTTCACAGATTCTCGTCCTTTGGTGGGTATTTATGGCAAGAATAAAATGAGCAAAAGCCTTAATAATGCAATTTTTTTAAACGATGATGAAAATTTATTAGAAAAAAAAGTTATGTCTATGTATACAGATCCAAATAGAATAAGAGCAGATATTCCTGGGAATGTTGAAGGTAATCCCGTTTTTATTTATCACAGCTTTTTTAATAGTAATCATGAAGAAGTTGAAGATCTTAAAAGTAGGTATAAAAATGGTAAAGTAGGTGATGTTGAGGTTAAGAAAAAATTGTTTTTAGCTTTGAATAACTTTTTAAAACCAATAAGGGATAAAAGAAGTTTTTATGAAGCCAAAAAAAAAGAGTACATTGATGAAATTATTTTTGATGGTACTAGCAGAGCAAGGTGTATTGCAAATAAAGTAGTAAAAGATGTTAAGGATTTAATAGGACTTTCAAAAACTTGGAATGGAATAAAATATAGTGCAGATAGAAAATTAAAGAATGAAAATTATTGA
- a CDS encoding AI-2E family transporter, with product MLKNLNTNQGLTPWRVESAFYCIVIVLIFIGVFKIAEAVFKPLAISIVLGFLVYPVYTFLARFKVPKFLIVFIIFFLLFSFSYLVFSFVYYSVTVLMKQLPYYQNQLAFIMKDVLSRYKVDSSVINDMNFSGYIYPFLTRAYNEIIGFTSSLVVVFLLLYFLLSEIHVFEMKLDKAFKKPISTRFIEALDTINNQIGKYLGIKILVSCLTGILVFIGLTLFGQDFPLVWAVLSFVFNFIPSIGSILAVFFIVITSLIQFYPNLNTVLYIFIYNTSIQMLIGNILEPKMQGKRLDISPFLLLCFLFFWGWLWGIVGLLISYPFTVIVKVIVDNVSWLKSFSVFLGGSEILSNISHVSGKGKEI from the coding sequence ATGCTTAAAAATTTAAATACAAATCAAGGGTTAACGCCTTGGAGAGTAGAATCTGCTTTTTATTGTATTGTCATTGTTCTAATATTTATTGGGGTTTTTAAAATAGCAGAAGCTGTATTTAAGCCTTTGGCTATTTCTATAGTGTTGGGATTTTTGGTTTATCCCGTTTATACTTTTTTAGCAAGATTTAAAGTTCCAAAATTTTTAATAGTTTTTATTATATTTTTTTTATTATTTTCTTTTTCTTATTTGGTTTTTAGTTTTGTTTATTACAGCGTTACTGTTTTAATGAAGCAATTGCCCTATTATCAAAATCAATTAGCATTTATCATGAAAGACGTGCTTAGTCGATATAAAGTTGATAGTTCTGTTATTAATGATATGAATTTTTCTGGTTACATTTATCCATTTCTAACAAGAGCTTATAATGAGATTATCGGATTTACAAGCAGCTTAGTAGTAGTATTTTTGTTGTTGTATTTTTTGCTTTCAGAAATACATGTTTTTGAAATGAAACTTGATAAAGCTTTTAAAAAGCCAATATCTACTAGATTTATTGAGGCTCTAGATACCATTAATAATCAAATTGGCAAATATTTGGGAATAAAAATTCTTGTGAGTTGCTTAACAGGCATTTTAGTGTTTATTGGATTAACTTTGTTTGGACAGGATTTCCCTCTTGTTTGGGCAGTTCTTTCCTTTGTTTTCAATTTTATTCCCAGCATTGGGTCCATATTAGCTGTGTTTTTTATTGTAATAACATCTTTAATTCAATTTTATCCAAATTTAAACACAGTGCTTTATATTTTTATATACAATACTTCTATTCAAATGTTGATTGGAAATATTCTTGAGCCAAAAATGCAGGGGAAAAGACTTGATATTTCACCATTTTTGCTCCTATGTTTTTTGTTTTTTTGGGGATGGCTTTGGGGTATCGTTGGTCTTTTAATATCTTATCCTTTTACTGTGATTGTAAAGGTAATAGTTGATAATGTGAGCTGGCTTAAGTCTTTTTCTGTATTTTTAGGTGGTTCTGAGATTTTAAGCAATATTAGCCATGTTTCGGGTAAAGGTAAGGAGATTTGA
- the cdaA gene encoding diadenylate cyclase CdaA: MIDINDLNQIKDNFSRILDLSLISILVYYIYKNVINSYSTNLLKGMLIIISIGIISYYLNLYTISWLLNYIANILPIAIVILFNQEIKKIIMQIGNFNLAFKLSNKKEETLKVISEILKAVKHLSENKSGSLICIEKKIQLEQIINKGTKIDALISSELLISLFERETPLHDGAVIISKNKLKYAGSFLPLSNVDSISKAFGTRHRAGLGISENSDAITIITSEETGSISITINAKLEYNLSLSEIRNKLNLELIE, encoded by the coding sequence ATGATAGACATAAATGATTTAAATCAAATAAAAGATAATTTTTCAAGAATCTTAGATCTAAGCTTAATTAGTATCCTAGTATACTACATATATAAAAACGTAATCAATTCTTATTCTACAAATCTATTAAAAGGAATGTTGATCATAATCTCCATAGGAATTATCTCATATTACTTAAATCTATATACCATTAGTTGGCTGTTAAATTATATAGCCAATATATTACCAATAGCGATAGTCATACTTTTTAATCAAGAAATAAAAAAAATAATAATGCAAATTGGAAATTTCAATTTAGCCTTTAAGCTTTCAAATAAAAAAGAAGAAACTTTAAAAGTTATTTCTGAAATCCTAAAAGCAGTCAAACACCTATCCGAAAACAAATCTGGCAGCCTGATATGTATTGAAAAAAAAATACAGTTGGAACAGATAATAAACAAAGGAACCAAAATTGATGCGCTAATATCTAGTGAACTGCTAATATCACTATTTGAACGTGAAACTCCCCTTCACGACGGAGCTGTAATAATTAGTAAGAATAAATTAAAATATGCAGGCTCATTTTTACCATTATCTAATGTTGATTCTATTAGCAAAGCATTTGGAACAAGACATAGAGCAGGACTTGGAATTTCTGAAAATTCTGATGCAATAACAATAATAACCTCCGAAGAGACTGGGTCTATTTCTATTACAATCAATGCAAAATTGGAATACAATTTAAGCTTAAGTGAAATTAGAAATAAGTTAAATCTCGAGCTAATAGAGTAA
- a CDS encoding YbbR-like domain-containing protein, whose amino-acid sequence MKIGKKIINIIKLLFDDWQNKAISILIAILMFVAFNFNKIESITTEKEFKIVLNDQIALRKMPDFSKVKITIKVNKDDLKYLDLNKIILFIEASNIKIPGNYKLPIKIKNLNSIHIAEYKLSKTNVLLNLDNKVSKLVKIEPKFKLIEKDGKGEYFIAKYNILPENLLVYGPEQELKKITTIQTKVKEFDTRTLFVSDYLEVIPPNPLVMFEKSHVVVNIYLNKKYSNTTIKSPNLIFNNLKNGLEIKDKEKITSPENKMFVKIKTRLSEKQIKAHINNQNISLAFDLADVKTPGIYNIATNIILKENINETEIYDYEPKKMKLEIIENPEIKP is encoded by the coding sequence ATGAAAATAGGCAAAAAAATAATAAATATAATAAAGTTATTATTTGACGACTGGCAAAATAAAGCTATTTCCATTTTAATAGCTATTTTAATGTTTGTGGCATTTAATTTTAATAAAATAGAATCAATAACAACTGAAAAAGAATTCAAAATTGTTTTGAATGATCAAATAGCTCTTAGGAAAATGCCAGACTTTAGCAAAGTAAAAATTACAATAAAAGTCAACAAAGATGACTTAAAATACCTTGATCTTAATAAAATAATATTATTTATCGAAGCATCAAACATAAAGATTCCTGGAAACTATAAACTACCAATAAAAATAAAAAATCTTAATTCTATACACATTGCAGAATATAAGCTTTCAAAAACAAATGTGCTGCTAAACCTTGATAACAAAGTCTCTAAATTAGTTAAAATAGAACCTAAGTTTAAACTTATAGAAAAAGATGGCAAGGGGGAATATTTTATTGCAAAATACAATATATTACCTGAGAATTTATTAGTATATGGGCCTGAGCAAGAACTTAAAAAAATAACTACTATTCAAACCAAGGTAAAGGAGTTTGATACAAGAACCCTATTTGTATCAGATTATCTTGAAGTAATTCCACCAAATCCTCTAGTTATGTTTGAAAAAAGTCATGTGGTAGTCAATATTTATTTAAACAAAAAATATTCAAACACAACAATAAAATCTCCTAATCTTATTTTTAATAATCTTAAAAATGGCCTTGAAATTAAAGATAAAGAAAAAATAACAAGCCCAGAAAACAAAATGTTTGTAAAAATAAAAACAAGACTTTCTGAAAAACAAATTAAAGCTCATATAAACAATCAAAATATAAGTCTTGCTTTTGATTTAGCAGATGTAAAAACTCCTGGGATTTATAACATTGCTACAAATATAATTCTTAAAGAGAATATCAATGAAACAGAAATATATGATTATGAACCCAAAAAAATGAAACTAGAAATAATTGAAAATCCAGAGATCAAACCATGA
- a CDS encoding 4'-phosphopantetheinyl transferase superfamily protein → MKSIGCDIIRVERFRNFLENKKKMERFFTHKEIENFKLKGGSIIESLAGKFAAKESLIKALSPLLQYKINYTLKDIEIIKSLKGNAEFCLHNEIEKFAIKMNLKLYLTISHEKEYAIAFVIVEN, encoded by the coding sequence ATGAAGTCAATAGGATGTGATATTATCAGAGTAGAAAGATTTAGAAATTTTTTAGAAAATAAAAAAAAAATGGAGAGGTTCTTTACACATAAAGAAATTGAAAATTTTAAATTAAAAGGGGGCAGCATTATAGAAAGTTTAGCTGGGAAATTTGCAGCTAAAGAATCTTTAATTAAAGCATTAAGTCCACTGTTGCAATATAAAATAAATTACACCCTTAAAGATATTGAGATAATAAAATCTTTAAAAGGAAATGCAGAGTTTTGTTTGCATAATGAAATTGAAAAATTTGCAATAAAAATGAATTTAAAGCTATACCTAACAATATCCCACGAAAAGGAGTACGCTATTGCATTTGTAATAGTAGAAAATTAA
- a CDS encoding DUF2225 domain-containing protein, with protein MKKISYFTKEKIECPLCSFKFQKEEFLTGSSRLIAGELKIDLKREYIKNDKYGNIYPRIYSITVCPKCYFAAFPSEFNSIPKNKQEILQNKKSERKKINSIFDNMINFSRPRTLKEGAASYILAMLCYEHLEKNYNPTLNQAKSAIRAAWTFGDLEKEEPNKNYNYLQKIFYHKAAYLYKLVIEKDKDNSEPVSASTIFGPDTDKNYGYDSVLYLSGLLEYFYGNKDNKEYRYKQLSDIKTTLSKIAGMGKFSKEKPSILLDKIKEVYFQISKEMKNLK; from the coding sequence ATGAAAAAAATATCATATTTTACAAAAGAAAAAATTGAATGTCCTTTATGCTCTTTTAAATTTCAAAAAGAAGAATTTTTGACCGGAAGCAGTAGGTTAATAGCTGGAGAGTTAAAAATTGATCTAAAAAGAGAGTATATAAAAAACGACAAATATGGCAACATTTACCCTAGAATATATTCTATAACAGTATGCCCAAAATGCTACTTTGCAGCATTCCCAAGCGAATTTAATTCAATACCTAAAAACAAACAAGAAATTTTGCAAAATAAAAAATCCGAAAGAAAAAAAATAAATTCGATTTTTGACAACATGATCAACTTCAGCAGACCTAGAACACTAAAAGAAGGAGCTGCAAGTTATATTCTTGCTATGCTATGTTATGAGCATCTGGAAAAGAATTATAACCCCACATTAAATCAAGCAAAATCAGCAATAAGAGCCGCTTGGACATTTGGAGACCTTGAAAAAGAAGAACCAAACAAAAACTATAATTATCTTCAAAAAATATTTTACCACAAGGCTGCATATCTTTATAAACTGGTTATTGAAAAAGATAAAGACAATTCAGAACCTGTTAGTGCATCAACCATATTTGGCCCAGATACAGATAAAAATTATGGCTATGACAGTGTGCTATACCTATCAGGCCTTCTAGAATACTTTTATGGGAACAAAGATAACAAAGAATACAGATATAAACAATTAAGCGACATAAAAACCACTCTTTCTAAAATAGCGGGCATGGGTAAATTTTCAAAAGAAAAGCCTTCAATACTTTTAGATAAAATCAAAGAAGTTTACTTTCAAATATCAAAGGAAATGAAAAATCTTAAATAA
- the truA gene encoding tRNA pseudouridine(38-40) synthase TruA — MKKILAEIAYDGSIYHGFQIQPTKPTVQGEVEKALMKISKKKVKIHSSGRTDKGVHAKRQIITFDMNINIQLNNLKKALNSILSKNSIKILKLKYVKNSFHPRFSAQKRKYSYFILNSDNYYPWEGYQAHYVNKKLNISNLNQMAKTLIGNHDFTTFSCIKDESKSKFRHIHFAKFKKRGKYIIFEIIGSSFLWKMVRSIIGTMLDIEIKNESISTFETILKAKNRNLARTTAPANALFLDRVYYE; from the coding sequence ATGAAAAAAATATTAGCTGAAATCGCTTATGATGGATCCATATATCATGGATTTCAAATACAACCAACAAAGCCTACAGTTCAAGGAGAAGTTGAAAAAGCTCTAATGAAAATCAGCAAAAAAAAAGTAAAAATTCATTCATCCGGAAGAACAGATAAGGGCGTTCATGCAAAAAGACAAATAATAACTTTTGATATGAATATTAATATTCAGCTAAATAATCTAAAAAAAGCTTTAAATTCAATATTATCAAAAAACAGTATAAAAATATTAAAGCTCAAGTATGTGAAAAATTCATTTCATCCACGTTTTAGCGCTCAAAAAAGAAAATATAGCTATTTTATATTAAACAGCGATAACTACTATCCCTGGGAAGGTTATCAAGCTCACTATGTAAATAAAAAACTAAACATAAGCAATTTAAACCAAATGGCTAAAACATTAATTGGAAACCATGATTTTACCACATTTTCATGCATAAAAGATGAAAGCAAATCTAAATTTAGGCATATACACTTTGCCAAATTTAAAAAAAGAGGAAAATATATTATTTTTGAAATAATAGGATCTTCTTTTTTATGGAAAATGGTAAGATCAATAATAGGCACAATGCTAGACATTGAAATAAAAAACGAGTCAATTTCTACTTTTGAAACAATACTAAAAGCAAAAAATAGAAACCTTGCAAGAACAACTGCACCTGCAAATGCTTTATTTTTAGACAGAGTTTACTATGAATAA